The following proteins are encoded in a genomic region of Candidatus Moraniibacteriota bacterium:
- a CDS encoding FxLYD domain-containing protein: MENSEIIKKRIKIIAGYLVVFVVIVFISYLLFSPAATCSDKIQNQGEKGIDCGGPCSPCKDVAQIEDLIIDEVAFAYGGNDVYDVVAKIYNPNESMGAKSFRYIFTLKDKSGLTIKTQEGYSFILPSDTRYLAVLNLKTENDEIPKDVSVEISDTQWEKLSKIGKPQIGVYSKKFGAAPTPNSSQVEGLIRNESGYDFKKIDATIVIRDENGNIIGINTTQRDSVRAKEEQKFSVSWPYLLQGNIQNIEVDPQINVFDSENFSVSR; encoded by the coding sequence ATGGAAAACTCAGAAATAATAAAAAAAAGGATTAAAATTATAGCGGGTTATTTGGTTGTTTTTGTTGTGATTGTCTTTATTTCTTATCTATTATTTTCTCCAGCAGCGACCTGTTCTGATAAAATACAAAATCAAGGAGAAAAAGGAATTGATTGTGGCGGACCATGTTCTCCATGCAAGGATGTTGCTCAAATAGAAGATTTGATTATTGATGAAGTTGCCTTCGCTTATGGAGGCAATGATGTCTATGATGTTGTTGCAAAAATATATAATCCAAATGAATCTATGGGAGCGAAATCATTCAGATACATCTTTACTTTAAAAGATAAATCTGGATTAACCATAAAAACTCAAGAAGGATACAGTTTTATCCTTCCGTCAGATACCAGATATTTAGCAGTGTTAAATTTAAAAACAGAGAATGATGAAATTCCTAAAGATGTGAGTGTTGAGATAAGTGACACCCAGTGGGAAAAGTTATCAAAAATTGGTAAGCCTCAAATTGGAGTATATAGTAAAAAATTTGGTGCTGCCCCAACCCCTAATAGCAGTCAAGTTGAGGGATTAATCAGAAACGAAAGTGGGTATGATTTTAAAAAAATAGACGCCACAATAGTTATTCGTGATGAAAATGGTAATATAATTGGCATAAATACAACTCAAAGAGATTCTGTACGTGCAAAGGAAGAGCAAAAATTTAGCGTAAGCTGGCCCTATTTATTGCAAGGAAATATACAAAATATAGAGGTTGATCCTCAAATAAATGTTTTTGATTCTGAGAATTTTTCTGTTTCCCGATAA